A stretch of the Capsicum annuum cultivar UCD-10X-F1 chromosome 8, UCD10Xv1.1, whole genome shotgun sequence genome encodes the following:
- the LOC107839343 gene encoding pentatricopeptide repeat-containing protein At5g08510 — MNQLKQIHAHTLRNGTDFTQYLITKLIEIPNIPYAHKVFDNITKPTVFLYNKLIQAYSFHGLPSRCFSLYVQMRRQGCSPNPHSFTFLFAVCANRSSPIQGQMFHVHFIKWGFEFDIYTITALVDMYAKMGLLTSARKLFDEMEKKDVPTWNSLIAGYAKNGNVEEAFKLFSGMPSRNVISWTAMISGCSQNGKYADALAVYKEMEKDRGVKPNEVTIASVLPACANLGALEVGEKIEVYARASGYFKNMFVCNAVLEMYTKCGRIDRAMQLFHEIGRRRNLCSWNTMIIGLAVHGKSDAALKLFNQMLGEGNAPDDVTFVGAILACTHGGMVEKGWELLKVMERRFSIAPKLEHYGCMVDLFGRAGRLQEAYDLIQSMPMRPDSVIWGTLLGACSFHGNVELAEQAAEFLSVLEPWNPGNYVILSNIYARAGLWDGVARLRKLMKSSQITKAAGYSFIEEGGDIHKFIVEDKSHPKSDEIYALLDLVTTRLKFDVSNIDIDLDSIVE, encoded by the exons ATGAACCAACTGAAACAAATACACGCCCACACTCTCCGAAATGGCACTGACTTTACCCAGTACTTGATCACTAAACTTATTGAAATCCCAAACATCCCGTACGCCCACAAGGTGTTCGACAACATTACCAAACCAACTGTCTTCCTCTACAACAAGCTCATTCAAGCCTATTCTTTCCATGGCCTTCCTAGCCGGTGTTTTTCTCTCTACGTCCAAATGCGCCGGCAAGGCTGCTCCCCTAATCCACACTCCTTCACATTCCTCTTCGCCGTGTGTGCCAATCGTTCTAGCCCCATTCAAGGCCAAATGTTCCATGTCCACTTCATCAAATGGGGTTTTGAATTTGATATTTACACGATAACTGCACTTGTTGACATGTATGCTAAAATGGGGTTGTTAACTTCTGCGCGGAAGCTctttgatgagatggaaaagaagGATGTGCCCACTTGGAATTCTTTGATTGCGGGGTATGCCAAGAATGGAAATGTGGAAGAAGCTTTCAAGTTGTTTTCGGGAATGCCTTCGAGGAATGTGATTTCTTGGACTGCTATGATCTCAGGATGTTCGCAAAATGGGAAGTATGCGGATGCACTAGCTGTTTACAAGGAAATGGAGAAAGACAGAGGAGTAAAGCCTAATGAAGTTACAATTGCGAGTGTTCTTCCAGCTTGTGCGAATCTTGGGGCGCTGGAGGTTGGGGAGAAGATTGAAGTTTATGCAAGAGCAAGTGGATACTTTAAGAATATGTTTGTTTGCAATGCTGTGCTTGAAATGTATACAAAGTGTGGTAGAATTGATAGGGCAATGCAACTCTTTCACGAGATTGGTAGGAGGAGGAACTTGTGTTCTTGGAATACCATGATCATCGGGTTAGCTGTCCATGGAAAAAGTGATGCAGCTCTTAAGCTTTTCAATCAAATGCTG GGAGAAGGAAATGCACCTGATGATGTAACATTTGTCGGAGCAATCTTAGCATGCACACACGGAGGCATGGTAGAGAAGGGCTGGGAACTCCTCAAAGTGATGGAGAGAAGATTTTCCATAGCTCCAAAGTTGGAACACTATGGCTGTATGGTCGATCTCTTTGGCCGGGCTGGGAGATTGCAGGAAGCTTATGATCTTATACAAAGCATGCCAATGAGACCTGATTCTGTTATATGGGGAACTCTGCTTGGAGCCTGCAGTTTCCACGGCAATGTTGAACTGGCTGAGCAAGCAGCCGAATTCCTTTCTGTGTTGGAGCCGTGGAATCCTGGGAATTATGTTATTCTCTCTAACATCTATGCAAGAGCTGGTCTGTGGGATGGTGTTGCAAGGCTAAGGAAACTGATGAAGTCCTCCCAGATTACAAAGGCAGCCGGGTACAGTTTCATCGAGGAGGGAGGTGATATTCATAAGTTTATAGTAGAGGATAAATCCCATCCAAAATCCGATGAGATATATGCACTGCTTGACTTAGTCACCACTAGATTGAAATTTGATGTAAGCAACATTGATATTGATTTGGATTCTATTGTTGAATAG